A portion of the Paenibacillus hamazuiensis genome contains these proteins:
- a CDS encoding VOC family protein, translating into MFKSGHVSVMVADFKKAVQFYVETLGLKLQHETDGHFAQVEAPGLTIGLLHLTGEQGMQPGTSGSMSIGFEVEELESAVETLKSRGVEFHDYVQGQAARLVHFSDPDGNTLYLICNR; encoded by the coding sequence ATGTTCAAAAGTGGCCATGTATCTGTTATGGTGGCGGATTTTAAAAAGGCGGTGCAGTTTTACGTCGAAACTCTTGGTTTGAAGCTGCAGCACGAAACGGACGGGCATTTTGCGCAGGTCGAAGCACCGGGATTGACGATCGGACTCCTGCATCTTACCGGAGAACAAGGTATGCAACCGGGAACATCCGGCAGCATGTCCATTGGATTTGAGGTAGAGGAATTGGAATCAGCCGTCGAGACGTTGAAATCCCGGGGTGTTGAATTCCATGATTATGTACAAGGCCAAGCGGCCAGACTCGTACACTTCAGTGATCCTGACGGCAATACCCTTTACTTGATTTGTAATCGTTAA
- a CDS encoding polysaccharide deacetylase family protein, protein MIAIRYENKVAVLMYHDISDNESLYAISPAKFGAHLALLGASGYRFISAEALYGFVMQNKPVPDNAVLITFDDGYASFYRHAYPILQSYGAVAACFLIVGYVNPQRKAGYLSWDEVREMKSRGFGFYSHSYCSHEPRIGYQGKPVNPLTNRLFLPQQRRLETEAEYVRRVKSDLLAAEETLRSELGNELSMLCFPHGIYNRRLIEIGDELGISLYFTGEEGLNPPHSRLIRRINAGSVQITPQRLLTILQTLSSL, encoded by the coding sequence GTGATCGCGATTCGATACGAAAACAAGGTAGCCGTGCTGATGTATCACGACATCAGCGACAACGAGTCTCTTTACGCCATCTCCCCGGCCAAATTCGGCGCACACCTGGCCCTGCTCGGAGCAAGCGGCTACCGGTTCATCTCCGCCGAAGCGCTGTACGGCTTTGTGATGCAAAACAAACCCGTTCCGGACAACGCAGTCCTGATCACCTTCGACGACGGTTATGCGTCCTTTTACCGGCATGCGTACCCTATCCTGCAGTCGTACGGCGCTGTAGCCGCCTGCTTTTTAATCGTCGGGTATGTGAATCCGCAGCGAAAAGCCGGCTACCTGTCGTGGGACGAAGTCCGCGAAATGAAAAGCCGCGGGTTCGGCTTTTATTCCCACAGCTACTGCTCCCATGAACCGCGCATCGGCTATCAGGGCAAGCCGGTTAATCCCTTAACGAACCGCTTGTTCCTGCCGCAGCAGCGCCGCCTCGAAACAGAAGCGGAGTATGTCCGCAGGGTCAAATCCGATCTTCTCGCGGCGGAAGAAACGCTTCGTTCGGAGCTCGGAAACGAGCTGTCGATGCTGTGCTTTCCGCACGGAATCTACAACCGCCGGCTTATCGAGATCGGCGACGAGCTCGGGATCTCTCTTTATTTTACCGGAGAGGAAGGTTTGAACCCGCCGCACTCCCGGCTGATCCGCCGCATCAACGCAGGGTCGGTTCAGATAACCCCGCAGCGGCTGTTAACTATCCTTCAAACGTTATCTTCCCTTTAA
- a CDS encoding LLM class flavin-dependent oxidoreductase: protein MAIRLSILDQSPIGEGEDAADALRHTVQLAQRAEQLGFTRFWVSEHHDSDRLAGSSPEVLIAYLLAKTSRIRIGSGGVMLQHYSPYKVAENFHVLASLEPGRVDLGIGRAPGGLPRSTRALQDQASAGGKTLDDKLEELQQYLRQSRLPAGGEPQGVKATPLPPVAPDLYLLGASTGSAELAARLGVPYVFSQSLTGDPQVIADALRIYRTQFRPGTVSRPETMLALTVILTDTDEEAERLAAAQSKVIKIRLASGRTVTVRSVEQAEEFGRQAGEPYTLEEKQAVIVHGGRDTVRRKLSELRETYGLDEFVVTVSLPLFEQRLRAIEQLHEVLGEQWA, encoded by the coding sequence ATGGCCATCAGGCTGAGCATATTGGATCAAAGCCCGATCGGCGAAGGAGAGGACGCTGCGGATGCGCTGCGGCATACGGTGCAGCTGGCGCAAAGAGCGGAGCAGCTTGGCTTTACCCGGTTTTGGGTATCGGAGCACCATGACTCCGACCGGCTTGCGGGATCGTCGCCGGAGGTGCTGATCGCCTATTTGCTGGCAAAAACCAGCCGCATCCGCATCGGCTCGGGCGGGGTGATGCTGCAGCACTACAGCCCCTATAAGGTGGCGGAAAATTTCCACGTGCTTGCTTCGCTGGAGCCGGGGCGCGTCGATTTGGGGATCGGCCGGGCGCCGGGCGGCCTTCCCCGTTCGACGAGGGCGCTGCAGGATCAGGCCTCTGCCGGCGGGAAGACGCTCGACGACAAGCTGGAGGAGCTGCAGCAGTATTTGCGGCAGAGCCGGCTGCCGGCGGGAGGCGAGCCGCAAGGAGTGAAAGCGACGCCGCTTCCTCCGGTGGCGCCGGACCTTTATTTGCTTGGGGCCAGCACCGGCAGCGCGGAGCTTGCCGCCCGGCTCGGCGTCCCCTACGTATTCTCGCAGTCGCTGACCGGCGACCCGCAGGTGATCGCCGATGCGCTGCGAATCTACCGGACGCAGTTTCGGCCGGGAACGGTATCCCGGCCGGAGACGATGCTCGCGCTGACGGTCATCTTGACGGACACCGACGAGGAGGCTGAACGTCTCGCAGCCGCCCAGTCGAAGGTGATCAAGATTCGCCTGGCGAGCGGCAGAACGGTGACCGTCCGCAGCGTGGAGCAGGCCGAAGAGTTCGGACGGCAGGCAGGCGAGCCGTATACGCTCGAAGAAAAGCAAGCCGTCATCGTGCACGGCGGCCGGGATACGGTCCGCCGGAAGCTGTCCGAGCTTCGGGAGACGTACGGGCTGGACGAATTCGTCGTTACGGTGTCCCTGCCGCTTTTCGAACAGCGGCTGCGTGCTATTGAACAGCTTCATGAGGTGCTAGGCGAACAATGGGCGTGA
- a CDS encoding ROK family transcriptional regulator has translation MTNVFKTPKEIREPLICRIRAGLIMMGSATKAELSQRLGISFPTISKFMAQMEKDGEIRYTGDDDSSGGRRAKRYTYNPEYMLGLAIFIEKNETNYLIFNCMGEVKEKGTKPSVLQQDAQLLADLIETLIENYPNLRSIAIGVPGAVNNGNIIFIPQYRQFLDYDLKGELESRFQIPVVVENDMNASVLGYASNFQIENDSLVYLYFGKNGPGSGIMINGEVVRGSTFFSGEISFVPQYDNQSFLQAVQTDESSGRIALAKDKQIDAVARLISTFAAILNPRAVIFCDDEVDEALLARISDRSSAYFPQEHLPTLIMSSWRQDYLNGLQHLALNLMITEYG, from the coding sequence ATGACGAACGTGTTTAAAACACCGAAGGAGATAAGAGAGCCGCTCATTTGCCGCATCCGCGCGGGACTCATCATGATGGGAAGCGCCACGAAAGCGGAGCTCAGCCAGCGATTGGGGATCAGCTTTCCGACGATCAGCAAGTTTATGGCCCAGATGGAGAAGGACGGAGAAATCCGCTATACCGGCGATGATGATTCCAGCGGAGGCAGGAGGGCAAAGCGCTATACCTACAATCCGGAGTACATGTTGGGACTGGCGATTTTTATCGAGAAAAACGAGACGAATTATTTGATATTCAACTGTATGGGGGAGGTCAAGGAGAAGGGGACAAAGCCAAGCGTTCTACAACAAGATGCGCAGCTGCTGGCGGACCTTATTGAAACGCTGATCGAGAATTATCCAAATCTTCGTTCCATCGCTATCGGAGTGCCAGGTGCCGTTAACAATGGGAATATCATCTTTATCCCGCAATATCGGCAATTCCTTGATTATGATTTGAAAGGGGAATTGGAATCACGCTTCCAAATTCCGGTTGTGGTCGAAAATGATATGAATGCATCGGTGCTTGGATATGCGTCGAACTTTCAGATTGAGAACGATTCGTTGGTTTATCTATATTTCGGTAAGAACGGGCCGGGTTCCGGAATTATGATCAATGGAGAGGTCGTTCGAGGCAGCACGTTTTTCTCGGGCGAGATTTCTTTTGTACCTCAGTACGATAATCAATCTTTCCTGCAGGCGGTGCAGACGGATGAAAGCAGCGGCCGGATTGCATTGGCCAAAGATAAACAGATTGATGCCGTCGCCCGTTTAATCTCCACATTCGCCGCGATTCTCAACCCCAGGGCCGTCATTTTTTGCGATGATGAGGTAGACGAAGCGCTTTTGGCCAGGATCTCGGATAGAAGCTCGGCCTATTTCCCGCAAGAACATTTGCCGACGCTTATAATGAGCAGCTGGAGACAGGATTATTTGAACGGCTTGCAGCATTTAGCGCTTAATCTGATGATTACAGAATATGGATAA
- a CDS encoding YheC/YheD family protein, protein MLKPVIGILAYRKGAFFENAKFLRDLIREGKKLGADVYAFSHVDLLEKSRKIRGYVPDERGKWTKRISSWPDIVIDFCRMLRKPYRDMRRRKDLFPYANNKFTYKWKAMLLFSESEQVKKWIPETGVYSSSRLSEMLEKYPIVYVKPGNGTGGHSIAKIKKAVGGYVLQGRKRSGKKIMETLKSEASVLRRIRRWVRAEQIRSGNFMVQQGLDLELLPGRMIDTRLIVQKNGKGAWVVTGKALRVGAKNSPTTNLIYGDGKALRFDSFMKERFGAEKAEQISRECDELALRLMEVIEGKFGSMIEFGLDIGIDTKGNVWFIEANPKPSHEAFIKSGELAAYRKSIRRPIQYAMFLAGRLKGR, encoded by the coding sequence ATGTTGAAACCGGTGATCGGAATTCTTGCATATCGGAAAGGCGCCTTTTTCGAAAACGCCAAATTTTTGCGCGACCTGATCAGGGAAGGAAAAAAGCTGGGGGCCGACGTTTATGCGTTTTCACACGTCGACCTGCTTGAAAAGTCGAGGAAAATCCGCGGATACGTTCCGGATGAACGGGGAAAATGGACTAAACGAATCAGCTCGTGGCCGGATATCGTGATTGATTTTTGCAGAATGCTGCGCAAGCCGTATCGGGATATGCGCCGCCGCAAAGACTTATTCCCGTATGCGAATAACAAGTTTACGTACAAGTGGAAGGCGATGCTCTTGTTCTCCGAGTCGGAGCAGGTCAAAAAATGGATACCGGAGACCGGCGTTTATTCCTCTTCCCGGCTGAGCGAGATGCTGGAGAAATACCCCATCGTTTATGTGAAACCGGGAAACGGCACCGGCGGGCACAGTATCGCCAAAATCAAAAAAGCGGTGGGCGGATACGTCCTTCAAGGCCGGAAAAGATCCGGCAAAAAGATCATGGAGACGCTGAAGTCGGAGGCGTCCGTGCTGCGGCGCATTCGGCGGTGGGTCCGCGCGGAGCAGATCCGTTCCGGCAATTTCATGGTCCAGCAGGGACTCGATTTGGAGCTGCTTCCGGGGCGAATGATCGATACGCGGCTGATCGTGCAGAAGAATGGCAAGGGGGCTTGGGTCGTTACGGGAAAAGCGCTCAGAGTCGGAGCGAAAAACAGCCCGACGACCAATCTCATCTACGGCGACGGCAAAGCCTTGCGCTTCGACAGCTTTATGAAGGAGCGGTTCGGAGCGGAAAAAGCGGAGCAAATCAGCCGGGAATGCGACGAGCTCGCGCTTCGCCTGATGGAAGTGATCGAAGGGAAATTCGGCTCCATGATCGAGTTTGGGCTCGATATCGGAATCGATACGAAAGGGAATGTATGGTTCATCGAGGCGAATCCGAAGCCGAGTCACGAGGCGTTCATCAAGTCCGGGGAATTGGCCGCATACCGCAAATCGATTCGCCGCCCGATCCAATATGCGATGTTTTTGGCCGGGCGATTAAAGGGAAGATAA
- a CDS encoding MDR family MFS transporter: MTPKTNVNMVVIGLLAAMFIGAMDVTVVATATPHMIADLQGENLFSWVFAIYTLTGCVATPVFGKLADLFGRKGVLAVGIGLFILGSVLCGASQSMAELVGFRALQGLGAGALTPVCYTIIGDLFPGEKRGKMVGLFTSVWSVAGLLGPLVGGYFVDQVSWRWIFYINVPIGAVALLLVVVFLHQPAGRRAKKIDYLGVLTFTISISALLYSLQSGGVNHPWGSPLIVGLFAVAIVFLLLFLLIEKRAEEPMMPLSIFRIRVLNVTNISGFLAYSITTGLTIYSPIWIQSVLGHSATSSGLIVMPMSLAWPLAANMAGRLMYRIGVKASIVFGSGLIVAGSVWLAALQMNSPYVYWIGILVVIGFGMGFVSTPSTVVVQSVVGWEKRGVVNASSMLLRSMGQTIGIAVFGTIYNQHVTTTGSKSELAAGMHAVFLLMFAIAIANLLVVQLLPKHREVMVQQRSV, from the coding sequence ATGACACCGAAAACCAACGTCAACATGGTTGTCATCGGACTGCTGGCAGCGATGTTCATCGGCGCGATGGACGTGACCGTCGTCGCCACCGCCACCCCGCATATGATTGCGGATTTGCAGGGCGAGAACCTGTTTAGCTGGGTGTTTGCCATTTATACATTGACCGGTTGCGTGGCGACGCCCGTTTTCGGCAAGCTGGCCGATTTGTTCGGGCGCAAAGGCGTGTTGGCCGTCGGCATCGGCTTGTTTATTCTCGGCTCCGTTCTGTGCGGGGCCTCACAGTCGATGGCGGAACTCGTTGGGTTTCGGGCGTTGCAAGGATTGGGGGCCGGGGCGCTGACGCCCGTATGTTATACGATTATCGGGGATTTATTCCCGGGTGAAAAACGAGGGAAAATGGTGGGCCTCTTCACTTCTGTTTGGTCCGTGGCCGGTCTGCTCGGCCCGCTTGTCGGCGGCTATTTTGTCGATCAAGTATCGTGGCGCTGGATTTTTTACATCAACGTGCCGATAGGCGCCGTCGCCCTGCTGCTCGTCGTCGTGTTTTTGCACCAACCGGCCGGCCGCCGTGCGAAAAAAATCGATTACCTCGGCGTGCTCACCTTTACCATCTCCATCTCTGCGCTCCTGTATTCGCTGCAGAGCGGCGGGGTCAACCATCCGTGGGGTTCCCCGCTGATTGTGGGGCTGTTCGCAGTAGCAATCGTGTTTTTGCTGTTGTTCCTTCTGATCGAAAAACGGGCGGAAGAGCCGATGATGCCTTTGTCGATTTTCCGCATCCGCGTGTTAAACGTGACGAATATCAGCGGTTTTCTGGCGTACAGCATCACGACGGGCTTAACGATTTATTCGCCCATCTGGATCCAGTCCGTGCTTGGCCATTCCGCAACAAGCTCGGGCCTGATCGTCATGCCGATGTCGCTGGCCTGGCCGCTTGCTGCCAACATGGCCGGCAGGCTCATGTACCGGATTGGAGTGAAAGCGTCGATCGTGTTCGGTTCCGGTCTGATAGTCGCCGGCTCCGTTTGGCTTGCGGCGCTTCAGATGAACTCCCCTTACGTTTACTGGATCGGAATTCTCGTCGTAATCGGGTTCGGAATGGGCTTTGTATCAACGCCCTCCACCGTTGTCGTGCAATCCGTCGTCGGCTGGGAAAAACGCGGCGTCGTCAACGCTTCCAGCATGCTGCTGCGCTCAATGGGCCAAACGATAGGCATCGCGGTGTTTGGCACGATTTACAACCAGCATGTGACAACGACCGGTTCCAAATCGGAGCTGGCTGCCGGAATGCATGCCGTTTTTCTGCTCATGTTTGCCATTGCGATTGCGAACCTGCTCGTCGTGCAGCTCCTGCCGAAACATCGCGAGGTGATGGTGCAGCAGCGGTCGGTATGA
- a CDS encoding LysR family transcriptional regulator, giving the protein MNIEAIEAFVYVIHFNSFNKAADALFLSQPSISARIQSLERELNAKLFEREGKQFALTEKGKQFLPYAQQILQVYKLGKQQLQPKNSSLSMLRIGCTISVANYIIPELLPAFKRRQPEIQIKLITAPSEILLERLLNKEIDVGLVRNITHPHIDSAKFYEDPIRLFVRQGHPFARTGQIAIEEIVNEPLVFFECGSLDWMKIHRLFETLDKPPAIEYHIDNLETAKKLVLQGAGIAFLPELCVREETADGRLVPIDVPALASLSLRTNLIALKGEGASAYKLFRDVLKEADFLHGTKAFSGVR; this is encoded by the coding sequence ATGAATATCGAAGCGATCGAGGCTTTTGTTTATGTTATTCATTTCAACAGCTTCAACAAGGCGGCGGATGCGCTTTTTTTGTCTCAGCCGTCCATATCGGCACGCATCCAATCGCTGGAGAGGGAGCTTAATGCCAAGCTGTTCGAGCGCGAGGGCAAGCAGTTCGCGTTGACGGAGAAAGGCAAGCAGTTTTTGCCGTACGCTCAGCAAATTTTGCAGGTTTATAAGCTCGGGAAGCAGCAGCTTCAGCCGAAAAACAGTTCCCTCAGCATGCTCCGGATCGGCTGCACGATATCGGTGGCGAACTACATCATTCCCGAACTGCTGCCGGCGTTCAAACGAAGGCAGCCGGAGATTCAAATCAAGCTGATCACGGCTCCTTCCGAGATTCTTCTTGAGCGCTTGCTGAATAAGGAAATCGACGTGGGTTTGGTTCGCAACATCACGCATCCGCATATCGATTCCGCGAAATTTTACGAGGATCCGATCCGGCTGTTCGTCCGGCAAGGGCATCCTTTCGCCCGCACCGGGCAAATAGCGATCGAGGAAATCGTGAACGAACCGCTTGTTTTTTTCGAATGCGGATCGCTCGATTGGATGAAAATACATCGGCTGTTCGAAACGCTCGATAAACCGCCGGCGATCGAATACCATATCGACAACCTGGAGACGGCGAAAAAGCTGGTGCTGCAAGGCGCAGGCATCGCGTTTCTGCCCGAGCTTTGCGTCCGGGAGGAGACCGCGGACGGGAGGCTAGTCCCGATCGACGTTCCGGCGCTTGCCAGCCTGTCCCTCCGCACGAACCTGATTGCGCTGAAGGGCGAAGGGGCTTCGGCCTACAAGCTGTTTCGCGATGTGCTCAAAGAGGCCGATTTTCTGCATGGAACCAAAGCCTTTTCCGGCGTTCGATAG
- a CDS encoding sensor histidine kinase, which produces MKDKWLVLLLMLVSVPIAGELNFYPFQNHFRVSLGTPVFFLFLLWIRPVPPFVSGVLAGVSVAVFRMGLELVLGSGWNWEAAFLHHYPVFFYYLVYGTVFAAFRTNRHHDKPLLLGLQGIVIEIAATAAELLMRSSAAERLSSFAIWSQIVLIAFFRSFFVIGFFNLIKLRQAQAAEEQQRKEKEKMLLLISGLYEESVQLQKTLHNAENITKESYDLYQLLKDNQPAFHENAAQKALRIAGQVHEVKKDNQRIYAGLSGLITNESDYMRLDELAGIALRSNDKYARLLGKKIVFRLQAEGELPLCRTYATLSLLNNLAANAVEAIPETGEILIEVKRDRDTVLLRVTDNGPGIAPKHRENIFIPGFTTKFDEAGNSSTGIGLSYVKQEVERMAGTVRAEPGRGGTGAVFTIELPIGQIGKEE; this is translated from the coding sequence TTGAAGGACAAATGGCTCGTCTTGCTGCTGATGCTCGTTTCGGTTCCGATCGCGGGCGAGCTCAACTTTTATCCGTTTCAAAATCATTTTCGGGTAAGCCTCGGCACCCCGGTTTTTTTTCTGTTCCTGCTTTGGATCCGCCCCGTTCCTCCGTTTGTCTCGGGGGTGCTGGCCGGGGTCTCGGTTGCTGTTTTTCGCATGGGGCTGGAGCTCGTATTAGGGTCCGGTTGGAACTGGGAAGCCGCTTTTTTGCATCATTATCCCGTCTTCTTTTATTACTTGGTCTACGGTACCGTCTTTGCGGCTTTTCGAACGAACCGCCATCATGACAAGCCGCTGCTGCTCGGGCTGCAGGGCATCGTCATTGAAATCGCCGCGACGGCGGCAGAGCTGCTGATGCGGAGCTCGGCGGCGGAGCGGCTGTCTTCTTTTGCCATCTGGAGCCAGATCGTGCTGATCGCTTTTTTTCGCAGCTTTTTCGTCATCGGCTTTTTCAATCTGATCAAACTGAGGCAGGCCCAAGCCGCGGAGGAACAGCAGCGGAAGGAAAAAGAAAAGATGCTTCTGCTGATCTCCGGGCTGTACGAGGAATCGGTTCAGCTCCAGAAAACGCTGCACAATGCGGAAAACATCACAAAGGAAAGTTACGACCTCTACCAGCTTCTTAAGGATAACCAGCCTGCGTTTCATGAAAATGCGGCTCAAAAGGCGCTCCGGATCGCCGGGCAGGTTCACGAGGTCAAAAAAGACAATCAGCGGATTTACGCGGGACTGTCCGGCTTAATAACGAACGAAAGCGATTATATGCGGCTGGATGAGCTGGCGGGCATCGCCCTGCGTTCGAACGATAAGTATGCCCGCTTACTGGGCAAGAAGATCGTTTTTAGGCTGCAAGCGGAGGGCGAACTTCCTTTATGCCGCACATACGCCACGTTGTCTTTACTGAATAACCTGGCCGCCAATGCCGTTGAGGCGATACCGGAGACGGGAGAAATCTTGATAGAGGTCAAGCGGGATCGCGATACGGTCCTGCTTCGTGTAACCGATAACGGTCCGGGCATTGCTCCGAAACATCGGGAAAACATCTTCATTCCCGGTTTTACGACGAAATTCGACGAGGCCGGCAATTCGTCCACGGGTATAGGGTTGTCCTATGTGAAGCAGGAGGTCGAGCGAATGGCGGGTACGGTTCGGGCCGAGCCCGGCCGCGGCGGGACCGGGGCCGTTTTTACGATCGAATTGCCTATCGGTCAAATAGGAAAGGAGGAGTAG
- a CDS encoding LLM class flavin-dependent oxidoreductase, giving the protein MSAFKKTLKIGAMLHGAGSNMAAWRHPNAVADASVNFGFYKQLVQKAEEGKLDLAFVADGLYITEISHPNFLNRFEPITILSALAGVTKHIGLVGTLSTSYSEPFTVARQFSSLDMISGGRAGWNAVTSPLEGSALNYGRKEHPSHELRYRIAQEYLQVVKGLWDSWEDDAFIRNKETGQFIDPSKMHRLNHKGEFFSVQGPLNIARSKQGQPLVFQAGSSEDGKNLAAKEADAVFTGHETIEEAQAFYRDVKRRAAAFGRSPEHILIFPGISPIIGSTEEEAKRKYEEIAGLVSIDVALNYLGRYFDHFDFSQFPLDEPLPDLGDLGSQGFQSTTDRIKKMAREERLTLRQLAYRVTSPRGGFTGTPEQVADTVQRWFEEGAADGFMIGSAVLPDGLNDFVDHVVPILQKRGLFRTEYEHDTLRGNLGLPIPPNRYTAARENDHSLADAVGK; this is encoded by the coding sequence ATGTCAGCTTTCAAAAAAACGTTAAAAATCGGAGCGATGCTCCACGGAGCCGGATCGAACATGGCGGCATGGAGGCATCCGAACGCGGTGGCGGACGCCAGCGTCAACTTCGGGTTTTACAAGCAGCTTGTGCAAAAAGCGGAAGAGGGCAAGCTGGATCTGGCTTTTGTCGCCGACGGGCTCTATATAACCGAAATATCGCACCCGAACTTCCTTAACCGGTTCGAGCCGATTACCATTTTGTCGGCGCTGGCGGGGGTCACGAAGCATATCGGGCTGGTCGGGACGCTGTCCACGTCGTACAGCGAGCCGTTTACCGTCGCCCGGCAGTTCTCCTCGCTGGACATGATCAGCGGCGGCAGAGCCGGATGGAACGCGGTGACTTCGCCTCTGGAGGGCTCCGCGCTGAACTACGGCAGGAAGGAGCATCCGTCCCACGAGCTGCGCTACCGGATCGCGCAGGAGTACCTGCAGGTGGTGAAAGGGCTGTGGGATTCGTGGGAGGACGACGCGTTTATCCGCAACAAGGAAACGGGACAATTTATCGACCCGTCGAAGATGCACCGGCTGAACCATAAGGGCGAATTTTTCTCGGTGCAGGGTCCGCTCAATATCGCCAGATCGAAGCAGGGCCAGCCTCTCGTTTTTCAGGCGGGGTCTTCCGAGGACGGGAAAAACCTTGCGGCTAAAGAAGCGGATGCCGTATTTACCGGACACGAGACGATCGAGGAGGCGCAGGCGTTCTACCGCGATGTGAAACGAAGAGCGGCGGCGTTCGGCAGATCGCCGGAACATATATTGATCTTTCCGGGCATTTCGCCGATCATCGGCAGCACCGAGGAGGAGGCGAAGCGCAAGTACGAGGAAATCGCCGGGCTCGTCAGCATCGACGTCGCTTTGAACTACCTGGGGCGGTATTTCGACCATTTCGATTTTTCGCAGTTCCCGCTGGACGAACCGCTGCCGGACTTGGGCGATTTGGGCAGCCAAGGATTCCAGAGCACAACCGACCGCATCAAAAAAATGGCCCGCGAAGAGAGGCTGACGCTGCGCCAGTTGGCCTACCGGGTAACTTCCCCGCGCGGCGGCTTCACCGGGACGCCGGAGCAGGTCGCGGATACGGTTCAGCGCTGGTTCGAGGAAGGGGCGGCCGACGGCTTTATGATCGGCAGCGCGGTGCTTCCGGACGGGTTGAACGATTTCGTCGACCATGTCGTGCCGATCCTGCAGAAGCGCGGGTTATTCCGCACCGAATACGAGCACGACACGCTGCGCGGCAACCTTGGGCTGCCGATTCCGCCTAACCGGTATACGGCTGCGCGGGAGAACGATCATTCGCTGGCGGACGCCGTCGGAAAATAG
- a CDS encoding response regulator, with protein MRFFIVDDDPAVRSMLEQIIEDENLGSIVGEAGDGAHIDHSLLALRQADILLIDLLMPERDGIETVRELAGAFEGKIIMISQMESKELIGKAYSLGIEYYITKPINRLEVISVIRKVSERLRLQRSIKDIQKTLSAIGLGGGAAEKDATPREKSIIECGNYVLSDLGLIGEAGSKDLLEILDYLYRYEADHPLEQGFPQLTDIYQEIARNKLGSSASEADLKKEVKAAEQRVRRAVNQALSHLASLGLLDYANPKFEQYAPKLFDLSDIRKRMKELENEETANLGMIRQNTKKFIQVLYLEAKRLREGPT; from the coding sequence ATGCGTTTTTTTATCGTGGATGACGATCCGGCGGTTCGCTCCATGCTGGAGCAAATCATCGAAGACGAAAATTTGGGAAGCATAGTGGGAGAAGCGGGGGACGGAGCGCATATCGATCACTCCTTGCTCGCCCTGAGGCAAGCGGACATATTGCTGATCGATTTGCTGATGCCCGAGCGGGACGGCATTGAGACGGTGCGCGAGCTGGCCGGCGCCTTCGAAGGGAAAATCATCATGATTTCCCAGATGGAATCGAAGGAACTGATCGGCAAAGCGTATTCGCTTGGAATCGAATATTATATCACCAAGCCGATCAACCGTTTGGAAGTGATATCGGTGATTCGCAAAGTTTCCGAGCGGCTTCGCCTGCAGCGGTCGATCAAGGATATCCAGAAAACGCTGAGCGCCATCGGCCTTGGCGGTGGTGCAGCGGAGAAAGACGCGACGCCCCGCGAAAAAAGCATCATCGAGTGCGGCAACTACGTATTATCCGATCTCGGCCTGATCGGCGAAGCCGGCAGCAAGGATTTGCTCGAAATCCTCGACTATTTGTACCGTTATGAGGCCGATCATCCGCTCGAGCAAGGATTTCCGCAGCTTACCGACATTTATCAGGAAATCGCCCGCAACAAGTTAGGTTCCTCCGCTTCCGAGGCCGATTTGAAAAAAGAGGTGAAAGCGGCTGAGCAGCGGGTGAGGCGGGCGGTGAACCAGGCGCTGAGCCATTTGGCCTCGTTGGGCCTGCTCGATTATGCGAATCCGAAGTTCGAGCAGTACGCCCCGAAGCTTTTTGACCTGAGCGACATTCGCAAAAGGATGAAGGAGCTGGAGAATGAAGAAACCGCCAATTTGGGGATGATTCGGCAAAACACGAAAAAGTTCATTCAGGTGCTTTATTTGGAGGCAAAGAGGTTAAGGGAGGGGCCGACCTAA
- a CDS encoding PadR family transcriptional regulator → MNELFILGELMNSPMHGYLLHQILNAIIGPTRKISWGVLYPLIHGLLADGLIDQVPDEQPEGDRQGRGKKKKMYTITEDGRRRFFRLMEEPIPYSPDYEQHFYTKLKNFDLIGKELQYLILHQYKDYLRYEIRYEEERLEYASKDERIPTGEQQYILIFFRHRLEKLRFDEKWVLQLIDSHRMNGEGFKSD, encoded by the coding sequence TTGAACGAACTGTTTATTCTGGGCGAATTGATGAATAGCCCGATGCATGGCTATTTGCTGCATCAGATTTTGAACGCGATTATTGGGCCGACGCGGAAAATCAGCTGGGGGGTGCTTTATCCGCTCATTCACGGCCTGCTTGCGGACGGCTTGATCGACCAGGTTCCCGACGAACAACCGGAGGGCGACCGGCAGGGAAGAGGAAAAAAGAAAAAGATGTATACCATCACGGAAGATGGCAGGAGACGATTTTTTCGTTTGATGGAAGAACCGATTCCATACTCGCCGGATTACGAACAGCATTTTTATACGAAGCTGAAAAATTTTGATCTGATCGGCAAGGAATTGCAATATTTAATTTTACACCAGTACAAGGATTACCTCCGTTATGAAATCCGCTACGAGGAAGAACGGTTGGAGTATGCAAGTAAAGATGAGCGGATTCCCACGGGAGAACAGCAGTATATTCTGATTTTTTTCCGTCATCGGTTGGAAAAGCTCCGTTTTGACGAAAAGTGGGTTTTACAGTTGATTGATAGTCATCGGATGAATGGAGAAGGGTTTAAAAGCGATTGA